A window of the Mesotoga prima MesG1.Ag.4.2 genome harbors these coding sequences:
- a CDS encoding DUF2905 domain-containing protein, producing MISPEAFEKLLVKVGLLCLAIALLLFIFRKAGLSLGRLPGDIHVSRDGFEFWFPITSGFVVSVCITGILWLWKFISKFF from the coding sequence GTGATAAGTCCGGAGGCTTTTGAGAAACTCCTGGTGAAAGTGGGCTTGTTGTGCCTGGCGATTGCTTTGCTCCTATTTATTTTCCGGAAGGCAGGTCTCAGTCTGGGAAGGCTTCCGGGAGATATTCATGTAAGCCGGGATGGTTTTGAGTTCTGGTTCCCAATCACTTCGGGGTTTGTTGTCAGTGTATGCATTACGGGAATACTGTGGCTCTGGAAGTTCATCAGCAAGTTCTTTTGA
- a CDS encoding GNAT family N-acetyltransferase gives MKNVEEEIYLKSVKEMIRWSIERDDHLILISEEGGELTGYTSVHFLPYLFMGKPEGYVGELFVKTVWRGKGFGSELLRRAINEARERGCCRIRLINIRDRESYRRGFYAKQGWQERTDAADFMMKLD, from the coding sequence ATGAAGAATGTTGAAGAAGAGATTTATCTGAAAAGTGTGAAGGAAATGATCAGATGGAGTATCGAGAGAGATGATCACCTGATTCTCATTTCGGAAGAAGGTGGCGAGTTAACCGGGTACACGAGCGTCCATTTCTTGCCCTACCTTTTCATGGGTAAGCCGGAAGGGTACGTTGGCGAGCTTTTTGTGAAGACTGTCTGGCGAGGAAAGGGATTTGGCAGTGAACTTCTAAGAAGAGCCATAAATGAAGCGAGAGAAAGAGGTTGCTGTCGTATCAGACTGATAAACATTAGAGACAGAGAATCATATAGACGTGGCTTTTATGCGAAGCAGGGGTGGCAAGAGAGAACCGATGCAGCCGACTTCATGATGAAACTTGATTGA
- a CDS encoding 5' nucleotidase, NT5C type: MKIMIDIDDILTNFNLAFLRIAHEMYDEVPIEVEVKIWDFWKSVPNLTLEMEERVWERIRNTPNFYESLPSYANDEDLRRLGELIGEGQHEVYFITSRFPTKGRNVQTQSQRWIQEEIGQPVSVIVSSRKGELCEVLGIEFAVDDAPHHIENLLDHGINTYIMDWPYNRHIDHRLRVKSLGEFLDSVLI, from the coding sequence ATGAAAATCATGATAGACATAGATGATATTCTCACAAACTTCAATCTTGCATTTCTTAGAATTGCCCATGAAATGTATGATGAAGTACCGATAGAAGTCGAAGTCAAGATCTGGGATTTCTGGAAAAGCGTGCCCAACTTGACGCTTGAAATGGAAGAAAGGGTCTGGGAAAGGATTAGAAACACACCAAACTTTTACGAATCACTACCTTCATACGCAAACGATGAGGATCTTAGGAGATTAGGAGAACTAATAGGCGAAGGTCAGCATGAGGTCTATTTCATTACTTCTCGCTTTCCCACCAAAGGGAGAAATGTTCAGACCCAATCTCAAAGATGGATTCAGGAAGAGATTGGTCAACCAGTTTCGGTAATAGTCAGTTCAAGAAAGGGCGAACTATGCGAAGTACTTGGCATTGAATTCGCGGTCGACGACGCCCCCCATCACATAGAGAACCTACTTGATCACGGGATCAATACGTACATAATGGACTGGCCGTACAACAGACATATAGACCACAGACTCCGGGTCAAGAGCCTTGGCGAATTTCTCGATAGCGTTTTGATCTAA
- a CDS encoding ABC transporter ATP-binding protein, producing the protein MFELKEVALIYETKKQALAALKSTNLIIEQGEEVGVFGPSGSGKSSLLFIMSTLKEPSRGEVKYEGKEITALTPSAKAELRRKEFGFVFQEHFLINHLTVRENILVPIRDKRGIKRRVEEITTALGLEDLLKRFPYELSVGQSQRVAVARALIGNPKVVFADEPTASLDDENGRKVINLLRSYCSKSGATLVLVSHSAEIIADFKRRIKVENGQVYEDTVNA; encoded by the coding sequence ATGTTCGAACTCAAGGAAGTCGCACTGATATATGAAACAAAGAAACAAGCTCTGGCAGCGCTAAAATCAACAAACCTAATTATAGAACAAGGAGAAGAGGTAGGAGTTTTCGGCCCTTCCGGTTCAGGAAAGTCTTCCCTTCTCTTCATCATGAGTACTCTGAAAGAGCCAAGTCGCGGCGAAGTTAAATATGAAGGTAAGGAAATTACCGCTCTTACTCCATCGGCGAAGGCGGAACTAAGGCGGAAGGAGTTTGGTTTTGTCTTTCAGGAACACTTCTTGATTAATCATTTAACTGTGAGAGAAAACATCCTGGTTCCTATAAGAGATAAACGAGGAATCAAAAGGAGAGTCGAGGAGATTACTACTGCGCTTGGACTTGAAGACTTGCTGAAGAGGTTTCCTTATGAACTCTCAGTGGGGCAGAGCCAAAGGGTAGCTGTAGCGAGAGCTTTGATAGGAAATCCTAAGGTCGTTTTTGCCGATGAACCGACCGCTTCACTCGATGATGAAAACGGTCGAAAAGTAATCAACCTGTTGAGATCTTACTGCTCGAAATCAGGAGCGACTCTAGTCCTGGTCTCTCACTCAGCGGAAATTATCGCTGATTTTAAGAGAAGGATCAAAGTTGAAAACGGGCAGGTATACGAGGATACTGTGAATGCTTAA
- a CDS encoding P1 family peptidase, giving the protein MRFRELVSPPDAYETGPLNKITDLEGIEVGHFTLIEDAPRCLRTGISIVRISGVYGSPIPAACSVFNGYGKSMGLVQIEELGTVESDIFLTNTLSIGAVQQGAAKLALEDNPEMTSLNVVVMECNDGYLSDIRSLSIREEMVSKAVMDARKDFALGSCGAGTGMICFGYKGGIGSSSRIIEFDGRKYTVGAIVLSNFGRSSDLRIPSLELSNDSGSSAQGAGSLIMILGTDLPLMPHQLKRVSRHMSLAIGLLGAPGHHGSGDISLAFSTAREYSLRDQRLMKNENTISEIFRASAWACVEAIVDSMLSSDSMTGFKGSVKSLKSAVIRKP; this is encoded by the coding sequence ATGAGGTTTAGAGAACTGGTTAGCCCACCCGATGCTTATGAGACAGGTCCGTTGAACAAGATTACTGATCTTGAGGGAATAGAGGTAGGACATTTCACTTTGATTGAAGACGCGCCAAGATGTTTGCGTACCGGCATAAGCATCGTAAGGATTTCTGGGGTATATGGATCTCCGATTCCAGCGGCGTGCAGCGTTTTCAACGGTTATGGGAAATCGATGGGCCTTGTGCAGATAGAGGAGCTCGGGACTGTAGAGAGTGACATCTTTCTCACAAATACTCTGTCGATAGGGGCTGTTCAGCAGGGAGCAGCGAAACTAGCACTTGAAGACAATCCTGAAATGACATCTTTAAATGTTGTTGTAATGGAGTGCAACGATGGGTACCTCAGTGATATTCGCTCATTATCTATCAGAGAAGAGATGGTATCTAAAGCTGTAATGGATGCAAGAAAAGACTTTGCTCTTGGTAGTTGCGGAGCAGGAACTGGAATGATCTGTTTCGGGTATAAAGGGGGAATAGGATCTTCATCCAGGATTATTGAATTCGATGGGAGGAAGTACACCGTCGGGGCGATTGTTCTTTCGAATTTCGGGAGGTCTTCCGATCTTAGAATACCTTCGCTAGAGTTGTCTAACGACAGTGGTAGTTCAGCTCAAGGTGCCGGATCCCTGATCATGATTCTTGGCACCGACCTTCCCTTGATGCCCCATCAGTTGAAGCGGGTCTCGCGACATATGAGTCTTGCCATAGGCTTGCTTGGGGCTCCCGGACATCACGGAAGCGGTGATATCTCTCTTGCTTTCAGTACTGCGAGGGAGTACTCTTTGAGGGATCAGCGATTGATGAAAAATGAGAATACGATTAGCGAGATATTCAGGGCATCCGCATGGGCCTGCGTTGAGGCCATAGTTGATTCGATGCTTTCTTCCGACAGTATGACTGGCTTCAAAGGATCGGTCAAATCTTTGAAGAGCGCAGTGATTCGCAAACCTTGA
- a CDS encoding L-threonylcarbamoyladenylate synthase codes for MNTVYLRVNSEEPDEFRLKKAARFIRDGELVVFPTETVYGLGANALDESAISKIYHAKGRPQDNPLIVHVSSREMVADLVSQNLSEYSALMDTVWPGPVTLIFRKRKRIPDSVTAGLDTVAIRFPSHPVASKLIELSCVPVAAPSANLSGKPSPTREEHVVEDMDGRVSCIILSGSTVFGLESTIIDLSRERPVLLRPGPIDPDQLKGVLPDLQIPGFASGREQYLGDPLSPGLKYRHYSPDIPLILVEGELGLVVSKVGIIAGRKSSLVLCSEELRDYYPVQVKKVVLGSRSNLLEVASNLFKELRDKENMSFSQIIAEPFPETGVGLAIMNRLRKAAWKIERV; via the coding sequence ATGAATACAGTTTATTTGAGAGTAAATTCAGAGGAACCGGATGAGTTCAGACTGAAAAAAGCAGCGAGATTTATCAGGGACGGTGAGTTGGTTGTCTTCCCAACGGAGACGGTATACGGGTTGGGCGCCAACGCCCTAGATGAATCTGCAATTTCGAAAATCTATCATGCAAAGGGAAGACCGCAGGACAATCCGCTGATTGTTCATGTTTCCAGTCGTGAAATGGTCGCCGATCTTGTTTCGCAGAATCTCAGTGAGTATTCAGCTTTGATGGACACTGTTTGGCCAGGCCCCGTAACTCTCATTTTCAGGAAGAGAAAAAGAATCCCTGACTCGGTAACGGCTGGGCTTGACACGGTCGCCATCAGGTTTCCGTCTCATCCGGTAGCTTCTAAGCTTATCGAGCTTTCTTGTGTCCCAGTTGCTGCTCCCAGCGCCAACTTGTCGGGAAAGCCCAGTCCAACCAGGGAAGAACATGTAGTAGAAGACATGGATGGGAGAGTCAGCTGTATTATCCTTTCGGGGTCGACAGTCTTCGGTCTAGAATCGACTATCATAGATCTTTCGAGGGAAAGACCTGTTCTTTTGAGACCCGGGCCGATAGATCCAGATCAGCTCAAAGGTGTGCTTCCAGATCTACAAATACCGGGCTTTGCGTCTGGCCGGGAGCAGTATCTCGGTGATCCTTTGTCTCCTGGCTTGAAGTATCGTCACTACTCACCTGACATTCCTTTGATACTTGTGGAAGGCGAGTTGGGCTTGGTTGTCAGCAAAGTGGGGATCATCGCCGGAAGGAAGAGCTCACTTGTGCTCTGTTCCGAAGAGCTCCGGGACTATTATCCCGTTCAAGTAAAGAAGGTGGTTCTCGGTTCGAGAAGTAACCTTCTCGAAGTCGCATCAAATCTCTTCAAAGAGCTCAGAGATAAGGAGAACATGAGCTTCTCTCAAATTATAGCGGAGCCTTTCCCGGAAACGGGAGTCGGTCTCGCAATAATGAATAGACTCAGGAAAGCAGCCTGGAAAATCGAAAGAGTTTAG
- a CDS encoding HD domain-containing phosphohydrolase: MIDANPAALETEGLTREAAIGMDLEHLFPPAREFSVMDGVRRVSETGIPLHIGSKHNPETRSEIWRDVSISRLSSNVIAIVYNDFDESSEARKDLKKSKLELDRLFSNLPGIAFRCKNDKDWTMEVLSGGLVDLAGYRPEEIIGNKKLSYADLIFSEDREKVWKSVQESFTRDDHYEIEYRIVTKSGIVKHVLERGKVIKNPGEDQSFVEGFISDITDLKAAKIEIEESKERLENTFKSTVNALSKITEIRDPYTSGHQRRVGLLAEAVSRKMGLERKLCENIRISGLLHDIGKLWIPSEILSKPGKLNKIEMEMIKEHPRLGSEVLKEIEFGFPIAEYVIQHHERMDGSGYPNRLKGEEISLPARIIAVSDVVEAISSHRPYRPALGLNVAIEEITSGARTLYDPSVTRACVDLLKNGFSF; this comes from the coding sequence GTGATCGATGCAAATCCAGCTGCGCTTGAAACTGAAGGTCTTACGAGAGAAGCTGCCATTGGAATGGACCTTGAACACTTGTTTCCTCCGGCCCGGGAATTCAGTGTAATGGACGGCGTTCGTAGAGTAAGCGAAACGGGCATTCCACTTCACATTGGATCGAAACATAATCCAGAAACAAGAAGCGAGATTTGGAGAGATGTATCGATTTCCAGACTTTCTTCAAATGTTATCGCCATTGTCTACAATGACTTTGACGAATCATCTGAAGCGAGGAAGGACCTGAAGAAGAGCAAATTAGAGCTAGATAGGCTGTTTTCAAACCTTCCCGGGATTGCCTTCCGATGCAAGAACGACAAAGACTGGACTATGGAAGTTCTCAGTGGGGGATTGGTTGATCTTGCAGGCTATAGACCGGAAGAAATAATTGGAAACAAAAAACTGTCGTATGCGGATCTCATCTTTTCGGAAGACAGGGAGAAAGTCTGGAAAAGCGTACAGGAGTCTTTTACCAGAGACGATCATTATGAGATTGAGTATAGAATAGTAACCAAGTCAGGCATTGTCAAACACGTACTGGAAAGGGGAAAAGTAATCAAAAACCCAGGTGAAGATCAGTCGTTCGTAGAGGGTTTCATCTCCGATATAACGGATCTTAAGGCTGCAAAGATCGAGATCGAAGAAAGCAAAGAAAGACTCGAAAACACTTTCAAGAGTACTGTAAATGCTCTTTCGAAGATCACTGAAATCAGAGATCCTTATACCTCTGGTCATCAAAGAAGAGTCGGACTCCTCGCTGAAGCCGTATCTAGAAAAATGGGACTTGAGAGAAAGCTTTGCGAAAACATCAGAATAAGCGGGCTCCTCCATGACATTGGTAAGCTTTGGATCCCTTCAGAGATTCTAAGTAAGCCAGGTAAACTCAATAAGATAGAAATGGAAATGATCAAGGAGCATCCACGGCTTGGTAGTGAAGTATTAAAGGAGATCGAGTTCGGTTTCCCGATTGCAGAATATGTTATCCAACACCACGAAAGAATGGACGGTTCCGGTTATCCAAACCGATTGAAAGGTGAAGAAATATCTCTACCGGCAAGAATAATTGCCGTTTCAGATGTTGTGGAAGCAATTTCATCACATAGACCATACAGGCCTGCTCTTGGACTGAACGTCGCAATAGAGGAAATCACATCCGGAGCAAGAACTCTTTACGATCCTTCCGTTACAAGGGCTTGTGTTGATCTTCTGAAAAATGGTTTTTCCTTCTAG
- a CDS encoding ABC transporter permease, with product MLKYIWLYFRRRPGRILVFIIVVALGVAVSIVLSSIFLSFGETRSRISKINENWITVQYLSDTGRKEEIDDSLKEIFADVSGISDVIQVDIAYLGYNLFGSARANFPVYGIKQTDIARILQVSQSYIVDGRIFSPKTNEIMVSDSFLKASGVGIGLVYEEIFETASTGLYNVVAALKGPSVFGIGPSGISGGKGAYGFIVLSERGFSIAVESELRSRIAGEELKVGVQGPISSRENIERSYSGYYLGVLLCNLCVALVFIIGLTMLNSVSIRERRKEYGILAAIGHSPASLGARLFFESVYQCAAGWIIGLFAGRILVSYLETRFFEPNGLFVGDIFVSTIWTLVIPAVTVVFTQVLIGSHLSRDLVGLLKSSEKKKGILKNRFKNISLPWLRFPLRSDGYRSLFVNIIVFALLVTLFGSLLSSLTDTIRDSGRFFDSCSYVQTMESGDIELPEEIVSRSRAVLPASLLNLDVKLIFGTTEIFIPVVSSKDSELVQTLVGDTSENAFYVSKGLFDLINSGEVNGYGNSSPVVLPSLYGLSGIVVEQEVAAEGLLIFHAGDDLVEEIRLFASEAGVAEVVDRRSFETKILKESQFMNLITSIIIYLQFFVVVIIAVVTVTRIVLGRRRELAIRNIIGQGRGEIALLLFGELILVLFSGATIGFILGTMSWSIFKAFFLSGVYISSFVAAKVFLKIFIMILIVLFSGLAMERYLISKQDPLSIIER from the coding sequence ATGCTTAAGTACATTTGGCTTTATTTCAGGAGAAGGCCCGGGAGAATTCTAGTCTTCATAATTGTTGTTGCTTTAGGAGTCGCTGTAAGTATCGTTTTGAGCTCGATATTTCTATCTTTTGGAGAGACCAGAAGCAGGATCTCGAAGATCAACGAAAACTGGATTACTGTGCAGTACCTTTCCGATACCGGTAGAAAAGAAGAGATCGATGACAGCCTCAAAGAGATTTTTGCAGACGTATCTGGCATTTCAGATGTGATCCAGGTAGATATCGCTTATCTTGGTTACAATCTTTTTGGAAGCGCGAGAGCGAATTTTCCTGTTTACGGAATAAAGCAAACCGACATTGCACGGATTTTGCAGGTGAGCCAGTCTTACATAGTCGACGGAAGGATTTTCTCCCCTAAAACAAATGAAATAATGGTTTCCGACTCGTTCTTAAAGGCCTCCGGAGTCGGCATAGGACTAGTATACGAGGAGATCTTCGAGACGGCGAGCACAGGGCTGTATAATGTTGTTGCTGCACTTAAAGGCCCTTCGGTTTTTGGAATCGGTCCGTCCGGGATTTCAGGAGGAAAAGGCGCTTATGGATTCATAGTGCTTTCGGAAAGAGGTTTTTCAATAGCGGTCGAAAGTGAGTTGAGGTCAAGAATAGCCGGTGAAGAACTCAAAGTAGGGGTTCAAGGTCCCATCTCTTCAAGAGAGAATATCGAAAGAAGTTATTCCGGTTATTACCTGGGAGTCCTCCTGTGCAATCTCTGCGTTGCTCTTGTGTTTATAATTGGACTTACAATGCTTAACTCGGTCAGCATTCGTGAAAGAAGAAAGGAATACGGTATTCTAGCGGCAATTGGCCATTCACCAGCGAGCCTCGGTGCGAGACTTTTCTTTGAATCCGTATACCAGTGTGCCGCCGGTTGGATTATTGGTCTCTTTGCGGGAAGGATTCTTGTTTCATATCTAGAGACTCGATTTTTCGAACCCAACGGTCTGTTTGTCGGCGATATCTTTGTCTCTACGATATGGACGCTAGTTATTCCAGCAGTAACTGTTGTATTCACTCAAGTTTTGATCGGGAGTCACCTGAGCCGGGATCTTGTGGGACTTCTAAAGAGCTCGGAAAAGAAGAAAGGGATACTAAAGAATAGATTTAAGAACATAAGTTTGCCATGGCTTCGATTTCCGCTGAGAAGCGACGGCTATAGATCCCTATTTGTAAACATAATAGTTTTTGCCCTTCTCGTTACGCTCTTCGGATCATTGCTTTCCTCGCTTACCGATACTATCCGCGATAGTGGTCGGTTCTTCGATAGTTGTTCTTATGTCCAAACTATGGAAAGTGGTGATATTGAACTGCCAGAAGAGATTGTTTCCCGATCCAGGGCTGTACTTCCCGCTTCACTTTTAAACCTAGATGTGAAGCTTATCTTTGGAACCACAGAGATCTTCATACCCGTTGTTTCATCGAAGGATTCAGAGCTTGTGCAGACACTTGTGGGAGATACTTCAGAAAACGCATTCTATGTCAGCAAGGGCCTGTTCGATCTAATAAATAGCGGAGAGGTTAACGGCTATGGCAATTCTTCACCGGTTGTGCTTCCGTCCCTTTACGGTCTCTCCGGCATCGTTGTGGAACAAGAAGTCGCTGCCGAGGGGCTATTGATTTTTCACGCTGGAGATGATCTGGTTGAGGAAATCAGGTTATTTGCCTCTGAAGCCGGTGTAGCTGAGGTTGTAGATCGTCGCTCATTCGAAACTAAGATTCTCAAGGAGAGTCAGTTCATGAATCTCATAACCTCGATTATCATATATCTTCAATTCTTCGTAGTTGTCATTATTGCTGTTGTCACCGTCACAAGGATAGTTCTGGGAAGACGAAGAGAGCTCGCTATTAGAAACATTATTGGTCAGGGAAGGGGTGAAATAGCTCTGCTGCTTTTTGGGGAGTTGATTTTAGTGCTATTTTCAGGAGCCACAATCGGGTTTATCCTGGGAACAATGAGCTGGAGTATATTTAAGGCATTTTTCCTGTCTGGAGTGTACATTTCATCATTCGTGGCAGCTAAGGTTTTTCTTAAAATCTTTATAATGATACTAATTGTCTTGTTTTCTGGTCTTGCGATGGAAAGGTATCTGATATCCAAGCAGGATCCTTTGTCGATTATCGAAAGATAG